A single genomic interval of Musa acuminata AAA Group cultivar baxijiao chromosome BXJ3-4, Cavendish_Baxijiao_AAA, whole genome shotgun sequence harbors:
- the LOC103982126 gene encoding remorin 4.1 translates to MLNDHRHHHHHAAAAAGDDDHDEGPSDGAEFRDIHELAPCSHPSQGRRRELWEGGSHRSASLSTGSDAANDGFTSVSREFSAMVVAGSAMHNGGGSNHDNHADDGLQNQLARIGEDELEETNPLAIVPDNNPIPSPRRPLPAGDSGAANPADEVPVHLVKKEEVESKISAWQTAEVCKINNRFKRQEVTINGWENEKVEKATAWLKKVERKLEEQRARAMEKMQNDVAKAHHKAAEKRASAEAKRGTKVAKVLELANFMRAVGRAPSKRSFF, encoded by the exons ATGTTGAATGATCACAGGCACCACCACCAtcacgccgccgccgctgctggtgATGATGATCACGACGAAGGCCCCAGCGACGGCGCCGAGTTCCGCGACATCCACGAATTAGCTCCCTGTTCCCACCCCAGCCAAGGCCGGCGGAGGGAGCTGTGGGAGGGCGGCAGCCACCGATCGGCCTCCCTCTCCACCGGGAGCGACGCCGCCAACGACGGCTTCACGAGCGTGAGCAGGGAGTTCAGCGCGATGGTCGTCGCCGGCTCCGCCATGCACAACGGCGGCGGCAGCAACCACGACAACCACGCCGACGACGGGCTCCAGAACCAGCTCGCGCGGATCGGGGAGGACGAGCTGGAGGAGACGAACCCGCTGGCGATCGTCCCCGACAACAACCCCATCCCCTCTCCCCGTCGGCCGCTGCCTGCTGGGGACTCCGGCGCCGCCAACCCTGCCGACGAGGTCCCGGTGCACCTGGTGAAGAAGGAGGAGGTGGAGTCGAAGATATCGGCATGGCAGACGGCGGAGGTCTGCAAGATCAACAACCGCTTCAAGCGCCAGGAGGTGACGATCAACGGGTGGGAGAACGAGAAGGTGGAGAAAGCCACGGCCTGGTTGAAGAAAGTAGAG AGGAAACTGGAGGAGCAGCGGGCGAGGGCGATGGAGAAGATGCAGAACGACGTGGCGAAGGCGCACCACAAGGCAGCGGAGAAGCGGGCGTCGGCGGAGGCCAAGAGGGGAACCAAGGTTGCCAAGGTGCTGGAACTGGCCAACTTCATGAGAGCTGTGGGGAGAGCTCCGTCCAAGCGCTCCTTCTTCTAG